A portion of the Fibrobacter sp. UWB4 genome contains these proteins:
- a CDS encoding response regulator, producing MADENTKTLTTDNLDCFGIGLWAVEIDEGCAPRMTANQTMLKLLGLGDGVPEEDVFHAWFDNIDPDHFAEVKSYVDKMSAGEAPEIQYPWHAPDGRVRFVRCGGTRNYGYKKGVRLEGWHRDITELALIQKTAEEELRDEIKTMDLDTRRERFQSALNEKLYGKAILDKAYSYFKVNLSEGKISRPFVQIVEGESRDVSGSFGEDFPSYDAVVEKIANQLVDKEYRKAFIQHLSAKALIEQFQKGDSIPEYTCRFYSPHIGWHYSRFVCYVSKNEILNEYQAMMVAYNVSEQQKQDATIRDCIDVLYSEKRSEDAIEELLSTLASFYDADRAYILESDKDRAYLSMTYEWCRKGVRPNKAGLQRLPFELINPWIESVGDMDAVYLDSQNDESGVWDRLYKTLPVLDVRSVGVSTIVSSERRYGFVVIDNPKESQKNFAVLKLVAGFAENEINRRKRMDEDAAVTSLLASDYSCIFYCDLESDIVTPHKLNANIQKRLCCSLKEMTYSEAINFIIGNIVAAENKDFVFKKLSIKNLKPLLQKKGVTSFEFLNFADHFCECKVVAVNKKQKAFVIGFADKDEQIRTARMHQKKIEQDLEIIDILASEYSSVYYIDLEKDTITPYSMNKESESLFGSRFRSGLSYSKAFEEYVDGVVWERDRQMMREAGAIENIQKNLVRQKTLITTYRGNVGGRPHYCEMKFVKVGDELDKPKAVALGFAEKDDLILKDFVNDILYDDYVSIYFVNVEDNSFRTIKSSNVTWVEKRPLYSTYSTEIKKISNLVQEEFKQDWLKLSNLFYVQKFLKDNDQREQEFKIESGEWLRAKFTTIERNDEGEVVSFVLSFMLLSDDQVEKLELDAKIAEQNDLLEKQQVMLQKALSMAQSSDRAKTTFLSNMSHDIRTPMNAIVGFTGLAMAHIDEKEVVLDYLRKLGQSSNHLLSLINDVLDMSRIESGKMMLSEKDEDLVEIVNALRDIVQADVDAKKLVFDVKMNVSDSGIVCDRLRLNQVLLNVLSNAVKYTHDGGSILLQVDEKKSKRLGAAQFEFRIRDNGMGMNAEFLKMIYEPFTRANSSTVCGIQGTGLGMSITKNIVEMMGGNIEIFSEENKGTEVVLNLDFKLHNRDCAELEMPVKGFSFKGKKVLLVEDNEMNRQIASDILVDNGFEVFTAENGKQAVDLMKDSKPGQYDLILMDVQMPIMDGFAATRAIRVLPAGYQSRIPIVAMTANAFEEDRKAALDAGMDEHISKPIDIDKMKYILSKFLKK from the coding sequence ATGGCTGATGAAAACACGAAAACTTTGACGACCGATAATCTTGATTGTTTTGGCATTGGGCTGTGGGCTGTCGAAATAGACGAAGGATGCGCTCCGCGGATGACGGCAAACCAGACCATGCTTAAATTGCTTGGTCTTGGGGATGGTGTACCTGAAGAGGACGTGTTTCATGCCTGGTTTGACAATATTGATCCCGATCATTTTGCTGAAGTCAAGTCGTATGTCGATAAGATGAGTGCTGGCGAGGCGCCTGAAATCCAGTATCCATGGCATGCTCCCGATGGTCGGGTCCGCTTTGTCCGCTGTGGAGGAACCCGCAATTATGGCTATAAGAAAGGGGTAAGGCTTGAGGGCTGGCATCGAGACATTACCGAGCTTGCGTTAATCCAGAAGACCGCCGAAGAAGAACTGCGCGACGAAATCAAGACGATGGATCTGGATACCCGGCGTGAACGGTTCCAGAGCGCTCTCAACGAGAAGCTTTATGGAAAGGCGATTCTTGATAAGGCCTATAGCTATTTTAAGGTGAATCTTTCTGAAGGGAAAATTTCGCGCCCCTTTGTCCAGATTGTCGAAGGCGAGTCGCGGGATGTGAGCGGCTCTTTTGGTGAAGATTTTCCGTCGTATGATGCGGTTGTAGAAAAAATTGCAAACCAGCTTGTCGATAAGGAATACCGTAAGGCGTTTATCCAGCATCTTTCTGCAAAGGCGCTTATTGAACAGTTCCAGAAGGGCGATTCGATTCCTGAATATACATGCCGCTTTTATTCGCCGCACATAGGCTGGCATTACAGCCGCTTTGTCTGCTATGTCTCGAAGAACGAGATTCTGAACGAATACCAGGCGATGATGGTGGCGTACAACGTCTCGGAGCAGCAGAAGCAGGATGCGACGATCCGAGACTGCATCGATGTGCTTTATTCCGAAAAGCGGTCTGAGGATGCCATCGAGGAGCTGCTTTCGACGCTTGCCTCTTTTTATGATGCCGATAGGGCCTATATTCTGGAAAGTGATAAGGACAGGGCTTATCTCAGCATGACGTATGAATGGTGCCGAAAGGGTGTAAGGCCCAATAAGGCAGGGCTTCAGCGTCTCCCGTTTGAACTTATCAATCCCTGGATCGAGTCTGTTGGCGATATGGATGCCGTTTATCTCGATTCGCAGAATGACGAGTCTGGAGTTTGGGACAGGCTTTATAAAACGCTGCCGGTTCTGGATGTCAGGAGCGTTGGAGTCTCGACGATTGTATCCAGTGAACGGCGGTATGGCTTTGTCGTCATAGATAATCCGAAGGAATCGCAAAAGAATTTTGCCGTGCTGAAGCTGGTCGCTGGTTTTGCGGAAAACGAAATCAACCGCAGGAAGCGCATGGACGAAGATGCCGCCGTGACATCGCTTTTGGCGTCGGATTATTCGTGCATTTTCTATTGCGACCTGGAATCGGACATCGTGACTCCGCATAAGCTGAACGCAAACATCCAGAAGAGGCTTTGCTGTTCTCTCAAGGAAATGACCTATAGCGAGGCGATAAACTTTATTATCGGTAACATTGTCGCGGCGGAGAACAAGGACTTCGTCTTTAAAAAGCTTTCGATAAAGAACCTGAAGCCACTTCTCCAGAAAAAGGGGGTCACGAGTTTTGAGTTCTTGAATTTTGCCGACCACTTCTGTGAGTGCAAAGTCGTTGCCGTAAATAAAAAGCAGAAGGCTTTTGTGATCGGCTTTGCAGATAAGGATGAGCAAATCCGTACAGCGCGCATGCACCAGAAGAAGATCGAGCAGGATCTGGAAATTATCGATATCCTGGCATCGGAATACTCTTCAGTCTATTATATCGATCTTGAAAAGGATACCATTACCCCGTATTCGATGAATAAGGAATCGGAATCCCTGTTTGGCAGCCGTTTCCGTTCGGGACTTTCATATTCCAAGGCGTTCGAGGAATATGTGGATGGCGTTGTCTGGGAACGCGACCGCCAGATGATGCGCGAGGCTGGCGCGATTGAGAATATCCAGAAAAACCTTGTCCGGCAGAAGACGCTTATCACGACGTATCGCGGGAATGTGGGCGGCCGACCGCACTATTGCGAAATGAAGTTCGTGAAGGTCGGTGACGAGTTAGACAAACCGAAGGCTGTTGCACTTGGTTTTGCCGAAAAGGACGATCTTATTCTCAAGGATTTCGTGAACGACATCCTGTACGACGATTATGTGTCCATTTACTTTGTAAATGTCGAAGACAATTCGTTCCGTACGATTAAATCCTCCAACGTGACGTGGGTTGAAAAGCGTCCGCTATACAGTACGTATTCTACTGAGATCAAGAAAATCAGCAACCTTGTCCAGGAAGAGTTTAAGCAGGATTGGCTCAAGCTGTCGAACCTGTTCTATGTGCAGAAGTTCTTGAAGGATAACGATCAGCGTGAACAGGAATTCAAGATTGAAAGTGGGGAATGGCTGCGCGCGAAGTTTACGACCATTGAACGCAACGATGAAGGCGAAGTGGTTTCGTTTGTACTTTCGTTTATGCTCCTGAGTGATGATCAGGTTGAAAAGCTTGAACTGGATGCGAAAATTGCCGAACAGAATGACCTGCTTGAAAAGCAGCAGGTGATGCTCCAGAAGGCGCTTTCAATGGCGCAGTCTTCGGACCGTGCAAAGACGACGTTCCTTTCTAATATGAGCCACGATATCCGTACGCCGATGAACGCAATTGTCGGCTTTACGGGACTTGCGATGGCCCATATCGATGAAAAGGAGGTTGTGCTGGATTACCTGCGCAAGCTTGGCCAGAGTTCAAATCATCTGCTTTCGCTCATCAATGATGTGCTGGATATGAGCCGTATCGAATCGGGCAAGATGATGCTTTCGGAAAAGGACGAGGACCTTGTCGAGATCGTGAATGCGCTTAGGGATATTGTCCAGGCGGATGTTGATGCAAAGAAGCTCGTGTTTGATGTGAAAATGAATGTTTCCGATTCAGGAATCGTCTGCGATCGTCTGCGCCTGAATCAGGTGCTCCTGAACGTGCTTTCTAATGCCGTTAAGTACACGCATGATGGCGGCTCCATCTTGCTGCAGGTCGATGAAAAGAAGTCGAAAAGGCTGGGGGCTGCTCAGTTTGAATTCCGTATACGCGATAACGGCATGGGCATGAACGCGGAATTCCTGAAAATGATTTATGAACCGTTTACGCGAGCGAATTCCTCGACGGTGTGCGGGATCCAGGGAACCGGTCTTGGCATGTCCATCACAAAGAACATTGTGGAAATGATGGGCGGAAATATTGAAATCTTCAGCGAAGAGAACAAGGGGACAGAAGTTGTTCTCAATCTGGATTTCAAGTTGCACAACCGGGATTGCGCAGAGCTTGAAATGCCGGTAAAAGGTTTCAGTTTCAAGGGCAAGAAGGTCTTGCTTGTTGAAGACAACGAGATGAATCGCCAGATCGCAAGCGACATTCTGGTTGATAACGGGTTTGAAGTTTTCACGGCAGAAAACGGAAAACAGGCTGTCGATCTTATGAAGGATTCTAAGCCGGGACAGTACGATCTTATATTGATGGATGTGCAGATGCCGATCATGGATGGCTTTGCGGCGACCCGAGCAATCCGTGTCCTTCCGGCGGGTTACCAGTCGCGTATTCCTATTGTTGCCATGACGGCGAATGCCTTTGAAGAAGACCGCAAGGCGGCACTTGATGCGGGAATGGACGAACACATTTCTAAACCGATAGACATTGACAAAATGAAGTATATTTTGTCAAAATTCCTTAAAAAGTGA
- a CDS encoding response regulator, with protein sequence MLKNIDGIHNEKVMRRDHLVFAVVLVAVSTLLFFIACQKILKIVEDGCFNRLREYAEVSSNEFIMNNLHYGGTLQFVADALGDRENYSIDSLQPKLHEMQPFLRDQKISVLLPGDVVVLPDGAVTESLNMGLSYKEESSQDAHVAVHLESDKPEEKLLFHFVPVKSRGRTVAVVFWKFSLGLIHQYLRNDNRYNRKMFVYVVNRDDGRFITDTKHDSLKSIYDYMNEMDNEKGLFSMHVDSMLAGATGEACVENYWEESNCFYYRPLAVNHWSIVISAPEKTAMAAIHKVRSILLCFGILVLVLFVAYFALLHRVAIRCISSEFDRSKQDDVGRVRYMQMKLLGLLSKNFIHIYYVNPESGSYVVYPSAMNDLYKEILSRFDCNVSLYDIMNNDELTKIHKDDLELCHSVFNRDAFLEMMGPNESRKVVDMRWFINGNWVWLRHTLIGFADGKGEGYVLIGVEDVNDEKVAVEAERERLSVIKGLSEDFSLVSFINPSTREDHLYYVKKNNWADNPNWRKVGNFEDRLKLIANTLVHPDDRKMFMEMTSSEVVSEKLAAKGAYYVNYRMIINGVVEYWQLKFVMAGKAPDAQNQIVAGFISVDESTRLQLEQKEQLETQAEALKQALSAAQAANSAKKEFLNSISHEIRTPLNAVIGLTSIASTHLEDTERVKDCLVKIDQSSDRLLSIINDILDMSRIESGKFDLNEGPMHLFEVIHEVERDIRNDLQAKDLKFQLDCVGINDDEVVCDKERLRQVLLKVLSNAIKFTKEGGSVSMSVKETPLTKSSYAAYEFRIKDNGIGMSEEFLKTVYEPFTRESAVSRDVRGMGLGLAITKNSVEMMGGQIEIASRLNVGTEVTMTFEFKLVQLKKNGEGDTLVNSGFAGKRILLVEDNILNREITMEILQDNGFIVTAVEDGDIAVKMLSKAKSRPFDVVLMDVRMPVMDGYEATKRIRAFENKDVAEIPIIAMTANAFDEDRKASFEAGMNEHIAKPVSIEKLKDVLAMFL encoded by the coding sequence ATGTTGAAGAATATTGATGGAATCCATAATGAAAAGGTGATGCGTCGGGATCACCTTGTTTTTGCCGTAGTTCTTGTCGCTGTTTCGACTTTGTTGTTTTTTATTGCCTGTCAAAAAATTCTGAAGATTGTGGAGGATGGCTGCTTTAATCGGTTGCGCGAATATGCCGAAGTCTCGTCGAATGAATTTATTATGAATAACCTGCATTATGGCGGAACATTGCAGTTCGTTGCCGATGCGTTGGGTGACCGGGAAAACTATTCTATCGACAGCTTGCAGCCTAAGCTCCACGAAATGCAGCCGTTCTTGCGCGATCAGAAAATAAGTGTGCTTTTGCCGGGCGATGTTGTCGTTTTGCCGGATGGTGCTGTGACGGAATCTTTGAATATGGGGCTTTCGTATAAGGAAGAATCCTCGCAGGATGCTCATGTGGCAGTACACCTTGAAAGTGACAAACCCGAAGAAAAGCTCCTGTTCCATTTTGTACCGGTCAAGAGCCGTGGGCGTACTGTCGCTGTTGTATTCTGGAAATTTAGCCTTGGGCTTATTCACCAGTATTTGCGCAATGACAATCGCTATAATCGCAAGATGTTTGTGTATGTCGTCAACCGCGATGACGGTCGGTTTATTACCGATACCAAGCACGATTCATTGAAAAGCATATACGATTACATGAATGAAATGGATAATGAAAAGGGCTTGTTCTCGATGCATGTTGACAGCATGCTTGCCGGTGCTACGGGTGAAGCTTGTGTTGAAAATTACTGGGAGGAGTCCAACTGCTTTTATTATAGGCCGTTGGCTGTAAACCATTGGAGTATTGTGATATCGGCGCCTGAAAAAACGGCGATGGCCGCTATCCACAAGGTGCGCTCTATCTTGCTTTGCTTTGGAATTTTGGTGCTTGTTCTCTTTGTTGCGTATTTTGCGCTGCTCCACCGAGTGGCGATACGCTGTATTTCTAGTGAATTTGACCGTTCGAAACAGGACGATGTCGGAAGGGTCCGTTACATGCAGATGAAGCTTTTGGGATTGCTTTCTAAAAACTTTATCCATATCTATTACGTGAATCCGGAATCGGGATCGTATGTGGTTTATCCGAGCGCCATGAATGACTTGTACAAAGAAATTCTAAGCCGTTTCGATTGCAATGTTTCGCTTTACGATATCATGAACAACGATGAACTCACGAAAATCCATAAGGACGATCTGGAACTCTGCCATAGCGTGTTCAACAGGGATGCCTTCCTGGAAATGATGGGGCCGAACGAATCCCGAAAAGTTGTGGATATGCGCTGGTTCATTAACGGGAACTGGGTCTGGTTGCGCCATACGCTGATTGGTTTTGCCGATGGCAAGGGCGAGGGCTACGTGCTCATCGGTGTTGAAGACGTGAATGACGAAAAGGTCGCTGTCGAGGCTGAACGCGAAAGGCTTTCTGTGATCAAGGGCCTTTCGGAAGACTTTTCGCTGGTGAGCTTCATCAACCCGTCAACCCGCGAAGACCATCTCTATTACGTCAAGAAGAATAACTGGGCGGATAATCCGAACTGGAGAAAGGTCGGGAACTTTGAGGACCGCTTAAAGCTGATCGCGAATACGCTTGTGCATCCCGATGACCGCAAGATGTTCATGGAAATGACGTCTAGCGAAGTTGTGAGTGAAAAGCTTGCGGCGAAGGGCGCCTATTATGTCAACTACCGCATGATTATCAATGGTGTGGTTGAATATTGGCAGCTCAAGTTTGTGATGGCGGGTAAGGCTCCTGATGCGCAGAACCAGATCGTGGCGGGCTTTATCAGCGTCGATGAATCGACCCGTTTGCAGCTGGAGCAGAAGGAACAGCTCGAAACGCAGGCCGAAGCCTTGAAGCAGGCGCTCTCGGCAGCGCAGGCGGCAAATAGCGCCAAAAAGGAATTCCTCAATAGCATAAGCCATGAAATCCGTACGCCGCTCAATGCTGTCATCGGCCTTACGTCAATTGCGTCAACGCATTTGGAAGATACCGAGCGCGTCAAGGATTGCCTTGTGAAAATCGACCAGAGTTCTGATCGCCTGCTCTCGATTATCAACGACATTCTCGACATGAGCCGTATTGAATCAGGCAAGTTCGACCTCAACGAAGGTCCGATGCACTTGTTCGAAGTCATCCATGAGGTGGAACGCGATATCCGCAATGACTTGCAGGCGAAGGACCTCAAGTTTCAGCTGGATTGCGTCGGCATCAATGATGACGAAGTCGTTTGCGACAAGGAACGCTTGCGCCAGGTGCTCCTCAAGGTGCTTTCAAACGCGATCAAGTTTACGAAGGAAGGTGGCTCTGTCTCGATGAGCGTCAAGGAAACGCCGCTCACGAAGTCTAGCTATGCGGCCTACGAGTTCCGCATCAAGGATAACGGTATCGGCATGAGCGAAGAGTTCCTCAAGACGGTCTATGAACCGTTTACGAGAGAATCTGCAGTGTCGAGAGATGTCCGCGGCATGGGCCTTGGACTTGCCATCACGAAGAACTCCGTCGAGATGATGGGTGGCCAGATTGAAATTGCAAGCCGCCTGAATGTCGGTACCGAAGTCACGATGACGTTTGAGTTCAAGCTGGTGCAGCTGAAGAAAAACGGAGAAGGCGATACCCTTGTCAACTCCGGATTTGCAGGAAAGAGGATTCTTTTGGTCGAAGACAACATCCTCAACCGCGAAATTACGATGGAAATCCTCCAGGACAATGGTTTTATCGTGACGGCGGTGGAAGATGGCGATATTGCCGTGAAGATGCTTTCAAAGGCAAAATCGAGGCCGTTCGATGTCGTCTTGATGGACGTTCGCATGCCTGTGATGGACGGTTACGAGGCGACAAAGCGCATCCGCGCCTTCGAAAACAAGGATGTTGCCGAAATCCCGATTATTGCCATGACTGCTAACGCTTTTGACGAAGACCGCAAGGCTTCTTTCGAGGCGGGCATGAACGAGCATATTGCAAAGCCGGTCAGTATTGAAAAACTCAAGGACGTACTTGCGATGTTCTTGTAA
- the nhaA gene encoding Na+/H+ antiporter NhaA, whose translation MFPETPVRKIITPIERLMKVETTGGIVLIIMTLAALIWANLSPSSYEHFWHLPFVVTIGSWVGAGDLHWFINDALMTIFFFNIGLEVKGEMTYGELRDPKAASLPIIAAAGGMLFPALIYLALCPPGTSHGWGIPTATDIAFVVGCMAILGKKVPHALRVMILTLAIADDIGAILVIAIGYPSGDGINFAALGIAFALLALINVFFRIGVRNLLLFHIIGIAVWAFFVKSGVHPTIAGVLLGLSVPAKAVVAKGVVANFTNSVGNVLSGETKDRNEQYEVFTMLKRGASESVSLQERMYKMLVPWVNFGIMPLFALSNAGVEIKLGGLDVPVLGAVALALIFGKPIGIFLFSLLSVKVGVSKKPSYSWKVLWGGGMLAGIGFTMALFVAGLAFEDGANKDSAKLGILLGSFSAAILGTIYMSIVSKKE comes from the coding sequence ATGTTTCCGGAAACCCCGGTACGTAAGATCATCACCCCGATCGAGCGCCTGATGAAGGTGGAGACGACGGGCGGCATAGTGCTTATCATTATGACGCTTGCGGCTCTCATCTGGGCGAACCTGAGTCCGTCATCGTACGAGCACTTTTGGCATCTGCCGTTCGTGGTGACGATAGGCAGCTGGGTGGGGGCTGGCGACTTGCACTGGTTCATCAACGATGCGCTGATGACGATATTCTTCTTCAATATCGGGCTTGAAGTCAAGGGCGAAATGACCTATGGCGAACTCCGCGATCCGAAGGCGGCGAGCCTCCCGATTATTGCGGCTGCTGGCGGTATGCTTTTCCCGGCGCTGATTTACTTGGCTCTTTGCCCTCCGGGTACGTCACATGGCTGGGGAATCCCGACGGCGACGGATATCGCGTTTGTGGTGGGCTGCATGGCTATCTTGGGCAAGAAGGTTCCGCATGCGCTCCGCGTGATGATTTTGACTTTGGCCATTGCGGACGATATCGGCGCGATTCTCGTGATTGCGATTGGATACCCGAGTGGCGACGGTATCAACTTTGCTGCTCTTGGAATCGCCTTTGCTCTCCTTGCCTTGATTAACGTGTTCTTCCGCATCGGTGTGCGTAATCTGCTGCTGTTCCACATTATCGGCATTGCCGTGTGGGCGTTCTTTGTCAAGTCCGGTGTGCACCCGACGATTGCTGGTGTGCTTCTCGGTCTCTCTGTGCCGGCGAAAGCCGTGGTGGCGAAGGGCGTGGTCGCGAACTTCACGAACAGTGTCGGAAACGTGCTCTCTGGAGAAACGAAAGACCGCAATGAACAATATGAAGTGTTTACGATGCTCAAGCGCGGTGCAAGCGAAAGTGTCTCGCTTCAGGAGCGCATGTACAAGATGCTTGTCCCTTGGGTGAACTTTGGCATCATGCCGCTCTTTGCGCTCTCGAATGCCGGTGTCGAAATCAAGCTCGGTGGTCTGGATGTTCCTGTGCTTGGCGCTGTGGCTCTTGCCCTCATTTTCGGTAAGCCGATAGGTATTTTCCTCTTCAGCCTCTTGTCCGTGAAGGTTGGCGTTTCCAAGAAGCCGAGCTACTCCTGGAAAGTCCTTTGGGGTGGTGGCATGCTTGCCGGTATCGGATTTACGATGGCTCTCTTTGTCGCTGGCCTTGCTTTTGAAGACGGTGCGAACAAGGACTCTGCAAAGCTTGGCATCCTCCTCGGAAGCTTTAGTGCCGCTATCCTTGGAACCATCTACATGAGCATTGTATCTAAGAAAGAATAG
- a CDS encoding GIY-YIG nuclease family protein, whose protein sequence is MTQAHFVYMLRCKGDRIYTGYAVDVDARYEEHCSGHGARFTKAFPPECILRTFELETREEALRLEARIKKLKRPQKELLATGGSAIEGELRAGLGERLKPKKKRRKKRV, encoded by the coding sequence ATGACTCAAGCTCACTTCGTCTACATGCTCCGTTGCAAGGGTGACCGCATTTACACGGGCTATGCCGTGGATGTCGATGCCCGCTATGAGGAACATTGCAGTGGGCACGGGGCTAGATTTACCAAGGCGTTTCCGCCGGAATGCATTTTGCGCACGTTCGAACTCGAAACCCGAGAAGAAGCGCTCCGCCTGGAAGCGCGTATCAAAAAGCTCAAACGCCCGCAAAAGGAACTCCTCGCTACAGGCGGTTCTGCAATAGAAGGTGAACTGCGCGCAGGTCTCGGCGAACGCCTCAAACCGAAAAAGAAACGCCGTAAAAAGCGCGTATAG
- a CDS encoding sulfite exporter TauE/SafE family protein produces the protein MTDWWNYAQYPAFFILGAVVSLINSIAGGGSTLSLPIMIFLGLPATVANGTNRIGLIIGNFSSAYNLARHGYLNKKIFFQLLLPTFFGALLGACFLVRIGDKLFQAILAVVICLVVIMSNLRKDILGKPPENPPEKLTVKGAIGFFLIAVYGCIVQVGVGFVQIFSLTRYTGLDPIHVNAVKNALTNVFLIVSTVALGIAGKIDWPIAIIMAAGAWLGGYLGSFTQRKKGNKFIQRFISICSIGMAIALVVDLVMK, from the coding sequence GTGACAGACTGGTGGAATTACGCCCAGTACCCGGCGTTCTTTATTTTGGGTGCAGTCGTAAGCCTCATCAACAGCATCGCAGGCGGCGGATCTACACTCAGCCTCCCCATCATGATTTTCCTCGGGCTTCCCGCCACTGTCGCAAACGGCACAAACCGCATCGGACTCATCATCGGGAACTTCAGCAGCGCCTATAATCTTGCGCGTCACGGCTACCTGAACAAGAAGATATTCTTCCAGCTACTGCTGCCGACATTCTTCGGCGCACTCCTTGGCGCATGCTTCCTGGTCCGCATTGGAGACAAGCTCTTCCAGGCGATTCTCGCCGTCGTGATTTGCCTTGTGGTCATCATGAGCAACTTGCGCAAGGACATTCTCGGAAAGCCTCCCGAGAATCCGCCCGAGAAACTCACCGTCAAAGGCGCCATCGGATTTTTCTTGATTGCCGTCTACGGTTGCATCGTGCAGGTGGGCGTCGGCTTTGTACAAATTTTCAGCCTCACGCGTTACACCGGCCTCGACCCGATTCACGTGAACGCCGTCAAGAATGCACTCACGAACGTATTCCTGATCGTAAGCACAGTGGCACTCGGCATCGCAGGGAAAATTGACTGGCCCATCGCCATTATCATGGCCGCAGGCGCCTGGCTCGGCGGCTACCTCGGCAGTTTCACGCAGCGCAAGAAAGGCAACAAGTTCATCCAGCGATTCATCAGCATTTGCAGCATCGGCATGGCCATCGCACTCGTGGTGGACTTGGTGATGAAATAA